CTCCTACCATGATGTTTCTAAAGAATAAATTTTCGATAATTCCACCTCTTGTCTTGTTGGTTTTGACCCGAATCGCTCGGTCAAGATTAGGGCTATCCATTTGGCAATTTTCAGCAAAGATATTTCTTGCGCCACCAGATACCTCGCTTCCTATAACTACTCCTCCATGGCCATCTTTCATGGTGCAATCTTGCACAACTACATTCTCAATAGGACGGGCAATGCGTCTTCCATCTTGATTCCGACCCGACTTCAATGCAATGCAATCATCCCCTGTGTCAAAATAGCAATTTTTAATCAACACATTTTTACAAGATTCAGGATCGCAGCCATCGCTATTGGGACCATGGCTGATGACTTTGACATTTTGTATAGTTACATTTTCGCAAAGTACGGGATGGACAACCCACATTGGCGAATTTTTGAAGGTGACTCCGTCAATAAGTATGTTATTGCATTTATAGGGCTGAATGAAATTGGGGCGCAAATAGGTATTTTCTCCAAAGACCCTCTCTTCAACGGGTGTATCAGATTCATTCATTTTAAATAGTTTACCACGACTTTCTTCATCTTGTTGTCGAGGTGTTCCTTCTTTCCATCCATATCTTTCACTACCACACCATGGCCACCAATGTTCTTCTGAAGCCTGTCCATCTAAAACACCTTGACCTGTGACAGCTATATTCGTTTGTTCATACGCATAAATCAATGGCGAATAATTCATGCACTCCACTCCTTCCCATCGTGTAAAAACGACAGGTAAATAATGCGATGCATTGGTACTGAACTTCACAAGAGCGTCTTTGGAAATATGCAAGTTGACATTGCTTTTCAAATGAATAGGGCCATTCAGTATATATTCACCCGCAGGTACTACTACCCTTCCGCCACCTTCAGAATGACATACTTCTATTGCTTTGTTGAACGCATCCAACCAATTCTGTTCTATATCTTTAGTAACTCCAAAATCAGTTACAGAATAATTTTTATTTCGAAAAGTAGGTGCTTTTATTTGCGACAAAACCTCATCCATTTTCCCCCAAGGATTTTCCTTTGGCGTTTCCTGAACCTCGTTTTTACAACTGAATAACAGCACAGTAATAATAAAAATGTAAATTGATTTCATCAACCTTTTTTTTTCAAAATTTTAAACTGATTTGGAGTTACTGTGGAAAACAGTTTCTCTAAATATTACCATTCAAGTTCATATCCTGGCTTGTTGTATATTTCGGACCAGTCTCTATGTCCTTCAGTAAAGCTTGCCAGACACCAAGTAAACATAAAATCTACTGCGGGCGGTGCAATGGTGTCATGGTAAGTCGGAGTTACATTAATGGCCACTTCATCAAAAATATGGGCATAGACATTTACTTTTTCTTCTGGTAAAGCGCAGTTTTGCAGCACATAAGGTACATCTCCTTCAATATCAGATTCACATCTAAAATGGTAGATTTCTTCTTTGGCGTTCATGCCCAATCCATGAGGGCCGTCAGGGCCGTGAAAATGCGGAGGATAGCTTCCTACTCCTCCTCGATTTGCCATATAGGTATCTCCAAAAAGCAAGCGATTGGCTTGTACATTTTTATCTACCAATTTGAATACTGTACGCTTTGAAGTAGGTCTTTTGTTGCCCAAGTCAGCAGCCAATTCTGTTCCTTCAATATCCGCATGGCGAATCAATTGTATAGGATAAGCGGTATGGCATTTTACTGCTTTGAACTCACTTACATCACAATGGTCGTCAGTTGTAATGGCAATACGGGAATGAATACCGACATACAGCACATCACCTTTACCTAATTTATAGTTTTCATCTCCAATGCTAATTGAAACTACTCCACGATTGACATAGTAAACAGCCTCCTCATTCTCAAGAATTCGATGGGCTGTATTTCCCTTTTCCAACAAGACTCTAGCAAGTCTCAAAAACTGAAAAGTGGAATTGGATTCGCCAATAATTTCTTCTGCTTTGTTGAGCACAGGAGTTGCATAAAAAGCTTCTACTTTCCGAATCTCATTTTTGACGGGCACAACGACTTGTAGATCGTGTCTTCGTTCTTGTAGTGTTTTTGTCTCAGTAGTTTTTGCTGTTCCGATTGTTTTTGGTGATACCATTTTTTGAATTTATATTTAATTTAACTTTTTATAATTTTGGTTCATTGCTTACCTCGCCATCCATCCGCCATCCACATTGATGATTGTTCCATTGACATAATCACTGGCACTTGAAGCCAAAAATACAAGTGCTCCTCCCAAATCCTCTGGATTGCCCCAGCGATTGGCAGGAATACGGTTTTGTATGGATTCCGAACGAATGGGGTCATCCTGTAACTTTTGTGTGTTATCCGTCCGAAAATATCCTGGCGCAATTGCATTGATTTGCAGATTGTATTGCGCCCATTCATTGGCAAGAGCTTTGGTAATTCCTGCCACTCCATGTTTACTAGCTGTATAGGCAGGAACCGTAATTCCTCCTGAATAAGAGAGCATTGAAGCAATATTAATGATCTTTCCGCTTCCTTGTTCAATCATTTTTTTTCCCGCCAATTGAGATAAATAAAAAGAAGCAGTCAGGTTCACTTCAATGACCCTGTCCCACTCTTCCAAAGGAAAATCAGTGGCAGGATAACGAGCAATTGTTCCGCCATTATTGACAAGAATATCAATTCGCCCATATTTTTCGAATGCAGTTTCTAATAAATTTTTCACTGCTCCTCTATCACTCAGATCAGCTGCAATTCCAAAGGCAGCACCTCCTTTGTCTATAATTTTTTGAATAGTATCATCGGTGCCTCCAGAGCGGGAACTGCTGCAAATAACGGTTGCTCCTGCATTGGCCAGTGCTATGGCAAGAGCTTGTCCCAAACCCCTACTTGCCCCAGTGATAAGTGCAATTTTATTATTAAGAGAAAAAGGATTATCCATATATTAAACCATTTTTTTTTGTAAAGTTAATTGACGCTAATTTATCTATAAATCCATAAGTTGAAAAACCCAAAAATAACATTTATGATGCAGTTATTAACTTACTGCAATAAAAAGTAGCAATCTTTATCAGATTACCATTTATTTCCAATTTTAACTCGGTTTTAAATAAGCTACGAGTCAAAAAATGACTCCGTAGTCTTTCTATCTGGCTTAGCATCTGAATTGATGAAACCACTTTGTTTAATTGAGATGTAATATTGTGTGCATATTTTTTTACAACTTATGGTTGATGTGATTCCTAAAATTTGGCATACCAAGAGTCATTGGAGTTATCATTTTGGCTGCCTAAAACATTTTGAATCGTATGTTTTTTTGCTTGAGATTTTTTAAGTTGATGTGACCAAGCTACTCTACTTTCAGGTTGAAATCCTTTACCAGTACACTTATATTCTGCATAAAGCGACGTTTTTTCTGCTTCTGGTTTAGACCAGTTGTGCCAACCTTCGGGAAGAATATGTTCTCCCATATCGCAGTCAATAAATACCGTTTTTGCATAAATGCGCCACGGTCTGCCTAAATAAACTTTAGATATATTTTCATCAGCAGTAAGTTGACAATTCTTGAAAACATAGCCATATTTTGTGCCTTGAGGAGTCGATGCAGCCGTGATGTAAGAATCTTTTTTAGAGTGTATTGTACAATTTTCAAAAAAAGCAGTACTGCTTCCAAATATAAAATCAGTCGTACCTTCTATATAGCAGTCTTTGTAATATTGTTTTCCTTCTCCTGAAGCATACAGTGTATCTTGATTTCCTAAAAGACTGCAATTGATGATGGCTACTCTATCTGAAGTGACGGATAATGCTACGCCTTGCCCTACATCACCAGAAGAATTTTGGATGGTGATGTTTTTTGCTATAAAATCATTAGCTTCTACAAGAACTGTGTAAGTATGGAAGGTACTATTCCTCCCAAGATTTATTTTATCAAAATAATCGCCATAAGTAATGATTGTTTTGTCTTTACTTTCTCCAATGAGAGAGAGATTGGTATTCCATTCATGAACTTTGACTTTTTCGTAATATACTCCGTCTTTCACAAAAATGGTTATTCTATCATAGGGAAATGATTTGGTGTTGTTTATTGCCTCTTGAATACTAGTGTAATCTCCACTTCCACTTTTGTCCACTACTATGTAAAACTCATCTGTATGTTTCTTACTTACTTTTTCAGTTTCCCCATTTCCACTTGAATATTTT
The Chitinophagales bacterium genome window above contains:
- a CDS encoding 5-deoxy-glucuronate isomerase; the protein is MVSPKTIGTAKTTETKTLQERRHDLQVVVPVKNEIRKVEAFYATPVLNKAEEIIGESNSTFQFLRLARVLLEKGNTAHRILENEEAVYYVNRGVVSISIGDENYKLGKGDVLYVGIHSRIAITTDDHCDVSEFKAVKCHTAYPIQLIRHADIEGTELAADLGNKRPTSKRTVFKLVDKNVQANRLLFGDTYMANRGGVGSYPPHFHGPDGPHGLGMNAKEEIYHFRCESDIEGDVPYVLQNCALPEEKVNVYAHIFDEVAINVTPTYHDTIAPPAVDFMFTWCLASFTEGHRDWSEIYNKPGYELEW
- a CDS encoding glycoside hydrolase family 28 protein, coding for MKSIYIFIITVLLFSCKNEVQETPKENPWGKMDEVLSQIKAPTFRNKNYSVTDFGVTKDIEQNWLDAFNKAIEVCHSEGGGRVVVPAGEYILNGPIHLKSNVNLHISKDALVKFSTNASHYLPVVFTRWEGVECMNYSPLIYAYEQTNIAVTGQGVLDGQASEEHWWPWCGSERYGWKEGTPRQQDEESRGKLFKMNESDTPVEERVFGENTYLRPNFIQPYKCNNILIDGVTFKNSPMWVVHPVLCENVTIQNVKVISHGPNSDGCDPESCKNVLIKNCYFDTGDDCIALKSGRNQDGRRIARPIENVVVQDCTMKDGHGGVVIGSEVSGGARNIFAENCQMDSPNLDRAIRVKTNKTRGGIIENLFFRNIMVGEVKEAVVKVNMHYTISTNPNQDYIPTVRNIYVENVKSSKSKYGILIEGYDDKNTVDNVQLKDCHFNGVELANSLKHFSNLKLENVFINDELIKTE
- the kduD gene encoding 2-dehydro-3-deoxy-D-gluconate 5-dehydrogenase KduD yields the protein MDNPFSLNNKIALITGASRGLGQALAIALANAGATVICSSSRSGGTDDTIQKIIDKGGAAFGIAADLSDRGAVKNLLETAFEKYGRIDILVNNGGTIARYPATDFPLEEWDRVIEVNLTASFYLSQLAGKKMIEQGSGKIINIASMLSYSGGITVPAYTASKHGVAGITKALANEWAQYNLQINAIAPGYFRTDNTQKLQDDPIRSESIQNRIPANRWGNPEDLGGALVFLASSASDYVNGTIINVDGGWMAR